One Corvus moneduloides isolate bCorMon1 chromosome 21, bCorMon1.pri, whole genome shotgun sequence DNA window includes the following coding sequences:
- the SNAPC4 gene encoding snRNA-activating protein complex subunit 4 isoform X2, which translates to MSRGPDRAGPLRSPEGLDLDAEREKIRREIEQLERSLQPGGADIPLALSDSSLSSDDDNEDDDDEDSHAEMEVEREEDSSDDDDDIESLPQDPETCLQMNYVYQEIIKEKIEEVELLIAQNKEQQKEIMCELDGSKTAKAGDGRNLPANVFLGHFMKPYFKDKTTGIGPPSNEDAKEKAAQGIKSFEQLHSAKWKTREKTLLQKSVVSDRLQRLLQPKLLKMSYWNQKLEKVKTETEKQTLEKQIKGLEQEIESINQLPESDLIGNRFDEHDWDKISNIHFDGQRSSEELRKFWQNWEHPSINKKEWTEEEIERLKQIAAKHNYLDWQTIAQELGTNRTPFQCLQKYQIYNKDLKRKEWTKDEDQMLLELVQEMRMGSHIPYKKIAYYMEGRDSAQLIYRWTKNVDPSLKKGPWTAEEDAMLMAAVTKYGAKDWYKIRTEVPGRSDAQCRDRYLKALHWDVKKGKWSLEEEEQLIELVQKHGLGHWSKIASELPHRTGSQCLSKWKLMIGAKKRSGATKRRHAEESSSPSESSSEEDMELNLTDSSEEEEVTSTTRKKEYAVPSIDLWIPTGTDMQEATGERYQIQSLLSAARAGAGTSCSDIPRAACDGDRAADKSSELYTLLKGIAQPHSTDVVVKNAAEVMARASQSGKQVLQVSLEDVRTILKNNTSFQRRLMLRPPGSLLAKPPGVGAAVGQDVQGLQELPKRAQRWAREHWKRLSLDRKLLMAVTPWVGNVLLPRTLQAGRMAFHQTKAAAIQEKVKSVSLTSTPLFALLIQLFQIDTKGCMKIIKERKLRQLELLKANARSPQQASQNTETSSGNSSQPCSQRNSQRGIPRNTVRRPLALRAREPSTGALESCAAVQGQGRKAKTVLELLREKRLRESQAKKAMQRTVLVAPQVLVSGPLIIQHPPQQIIPSAQAASKPAAAAGTDSQVQGSPLPTRTSSAGSASALVPENHSSAVPETGESPGCSQGTDLQSKKELKEQALESSPEGRGFPGKDPSAAEKAPDQRGCNGQVTASSSASAVLQNQAFVPQQITVVPLGLESGTNKLSLSTPVTCELKSNGPQQRPVSLLPALVTPQAGSPVIPNSILPLAWVVTPQALLPSAVQTVVGVPQGMPGAAGGSQCQPAVTSNGNVCGLGGTPAGANPPQPSSAETKGPSSQLAGVPLGKDDQSTVLLPVASVSPGCSTSSVSAVTPSCSDGFSMAPDSSAPPAAPPADSPAPCAVVLPQTQPPAITQGSDSQPVPSLTSLGKSSDSVTTKRSSSNPDSIRKCVVLQPGAAAPHSNVPGSSGCSGAQARKKRPIASKPPSADVPPQPSTSSAEKNLLDFSLISLEDEGLVKEWLSGKRGVQVPSLQTRLPYLPPFLCNIKTLSKLLVQKAALEEQAASLLPSEASGDGGTGDVFHAIGELVQQKLGDNPAYLLLKARFLAAFTLPAVLATLPPPKVTTTLSASRKQYEESDDEEWQSEKEVSEEESCGNELTGVQEDWRLGDEPGDKDLDLLNQGMRAEESAAQSALGSCTDVADARAPQIRRSARFRKRRRL; encoded by the exons GaagtggaaagagaagaagacagcagtgatgatgatgatgatattGAAAGCCTGCCACAGGATCCAGAAACCTGCCTGCAGATGAACTATGTGTACCAGGAAATTATCAAGGAAAAGATTGAGGAAGTGGAGCTGCTCATtgcacaaaacaaagaacagcaG AAGGAAATCATGTGTGAGCTTGATGGTTcaaaaacagcaaaggcaggagaTGGCAGAAATCTACCAGCAAATGTGTTTTTGGGTCATTTTATGAAGCCATACTTTAAGGATAAAACAACAGGAATT GGCCCTCCTTCCAATGAAGATGCCAAGGAAAAGGCAGCTCAGGGCATAAAATCCTTTGAACAACTGCATTCAGCCAAGT GGAAAACTAGAGAGAAGACGCTGCTGCAGAAGTCCGTGGTGAGCGACCGCCTGCAGCGCCTGCTCCAGCCAAAGCTGCTCAA GATGAGTTACTGGAATCAGAAACTGGAGAAAGTCAAGactgaaacagagaaacagaCCTTGGAAAAGCAAATCAAAGGCTTGGAGCAAGAAATAGAGTCAATTAA CCAACTCCCAGAAAGTGACTTAATAGGAAACAGATTCGATGAGCATGACTGGGACAAGATTTCAAACATCCAT TTTGATGGACAACGTAGCTCAGAAGAACTGAGGAAGTTTTGGCAAAATTGGGAGCATCCAAGCATCAACAAAAAGGAATGGACTGAGGAGGAAATAGAGAGGCTGAAGCAGATAGCTGCTAAACACAACTACCTGGACTGGCAGACCATTGCCCAGGAGCTGGGG ACAAACAGGACACCTTTCCAGTGCTTGCAGAAGTACCAAATCTAtaacaaagatttaaaaaggaaagaatggaCCAAGGATGAGGATCAGATGCTTTTAGAGCTTGTTCAAGAGATGAGAATGGGAAGCCATATCCCATACAAGAAAA TTGCTTATTACATGGAAGGAAGAGATTCTGCTCAGCTGATTTACCGCTGGACAAAGAATGTGGACCCCAGCTTGAAGAAAGGACCCTGGACAGCAGAGGAAGATGCT ATGCTGATGGCAGCAGTTACCAAGTACGGGGCGAAGGACTGGTACAAAATCCGCACGGAGGTGCCGGGCAGGAGCGACGCCCAGTGCCGGGACCG GTACTTAAAAGCATTGCACTGGGATGTAAAGAAAGGCAAGTGGAGcttggaggaagaggagcagctgatTGAGCTGGTTCAAAAACATGGCCTGG GTCACTGGAGTAAAATAGCTTCCGAGCTGCCACATCGGACTGGCTCCCAATGCCTGAGCAAGTGGAAACTCATGATTGGTGCTAAG aaaagatCTGGGGCGACCAAACGGCGTCACGCTGAGGAGAGCTCCAGCccttcagagagcagcagtgaggaggaCATGGAGCTGAACTTGACAGACAgctcagaggaggaggaggtgaccAGCACCACAAGGAAGAAGGAGTATGCAGTCCCCAGCATTGACCTGTGGATCCCAACAGGGACTGACATGCAGGAGGCAACGGGAGAGAGATACCAAATCCAgtccctcctctctgctgcgAGGGCTGGTGCAGGGACCAGCTGCAGTGACATTCCAAGGGCAGCCTGTGATGGAGACAGAGCTGCTGATAAATCCTCTGAGCTGTACACCCTGCTGAAGGGCATTGCACAGCCCCATTCCACAGACGTGGTGGTGAAGAATGCAGCGGAAGTGATGGCCAGG GCTTCCCAGAGTGGAAAACAAGTGCTGCAGGTCAGCCTGGAGGACGTGAGAACAATATTAAAGAATAACACGAGCTTCCAGAGGAGACTT ATGCTAAGACCTCCTGGCAGCCTTTTAGCCAAACCCCCTGGAGTGGGTGCAGCTGTTGGCCAGGAtgtccaggggctgcaggagctgccaaaGAGAGCTCAGCGCTGGGCCAGGGAGCACTGGAAGCGGCTGAGCCTGGACAGGAAGCTGCTGATGGCAGTGACCCCCTGGGTGGGCAATGTGCTGCTGCCCCGCACCTTGCAGGCTGGGAGGATGGCTTTTCACCAGACAAAAG ctgctgctatTCAAGAGAAGGTTAAGTCAGTCAGTCTTACTAGCACTCCCCTGTTTGCACTGCTCATTCAG CTCTTCCAGATTGATACCAAAGGCTGTATGAAAATTATTAAGGAGAGGAAGCTGAGGCAGTTGGAGCTGCTTAAGGCTAATGCAAGGAGTCCTCAGCAG gCTTCCCAAAATACGGAGACTTCTTCAG gCAATTCATCCCAGCCTTGTTCCCAGAGGAATTCCCAGCGGGGCATACCAAGGAATACTGTCAGGAGACCTCTTGCCTTGAGAGCACGAGAACCTTCCACTGGTGCCTTGGAGAGCTGTGCAGCCGTGCAGGGGCAGGGGCGGAAGGCTAAAACTGTCTTGGAATTGCTGCGAGAGAAGCGTTTAAGGGAGTCCCAGGCCAAGAAGGCCATGCAGAGGACAGTGCTGGTTGCCCCACAGGTGCTGGTTTCAGGGCCTCTGATAATCCAGCACCCACCACAGCAAATCATTCCCTCTGCACAAGCAGCAAGcaaacctgcagcagctgctggtacAGATAGCCAAGTACAGGGTTCACCATTGCCCACAAGGACTTCTTCTGCAGGTTCTGCTTCTGCGCTCGTGCCTGAAAACCAttcctcagcagtgccagaaaCTGGGGAAAGCCCTGGTTGCTCACAAGGGACAGATCTACAGTCTAAGAAGGAGCTAAAAGAGCAAGCTCTGGAAAGCAGCCCTGAAGGAAGGGGTTTTCCGGGCAAGGATCcatctgcagcagagaaggCCCCAGACCAGCGAGGGTGCAATGGTCAAGTCACAGCCAGTAGCTCAGCTTCAGCAGTGTTGCAAAACCAGGCTTTTGTGCCACAGCAGATCACAGTGGTGCCCCTTGGCCTGGAGTCTGGCACCAACAAATTGTCCCTTTCCACTCCAGTCACCTGTGAGCTGAAGAGTAATGGGCCACAGCAGAGGCCAGTCAGCCTGCTGCCCGCTCTTGTCACTCCACAAGCTGGTTCACCCGTGATTCCCAACAGCATCCTGCCCTTGGCGTGGGTTGTCAccccccaggctctgctccccagtgctgtgcagaCTGTGGTGGGTGTTCCCCAAGGAatgccaggtgctgctgggggaagTCAGTGTCAGCCAGCTGTGACTTCCAATGGCAATGTCTGTGGTTTGGGAGGGACTCCAGCTGGAGCAAATccacctcagcccagcagtgcagagacAAAAGGGCCAAGTTCCCAGCTGGCAGGAGTTCCTTTGGGAAAGGATGACCAGTCCACAGTTCTCTTACCTGTGGCCTCAGTGAGTCCTGGATGCAGCACATCCAGCGTTTCTGCTGTAACCCCCTCATGTTCAGATGGCTTCTCCATGGCTCCAGactcctctgctcctccagctgctcctccagctgacAGCCCAGCCCCGTGTGCTGTGGTGCTGCCCCAAACACAGCCCCCTGCCATTACTCAAGGCTCTGATTCCCAGCCCGTGCCCAGTCTCACCAGCTTGGGAAAGAGCAGTGACTCTGTCACAACAAAGAGATCATCCTCCAATCCAGACAGCATCAGGAAGTGTGTTGtgctccagccaggagctgcagctcctcacagcaaTGTCCCAGGGAGCTCTGGTTGCTCTGGTGCCCAGGCACGGAAGAAGAGACCCATTGCCTCCAAACCACCAAGTGCTGACGTCCCTCCCCAGCCAAGCACTTCCAGTGCAGAGAAAAATCTCCTTGACTTCAGCCTGATCTCCCTGGAGGATGAGGGGCTGGTGAAGGAGTGGCTGAGTGGGAAACGAGGGGTCCAGGTGCCATCACTGCAGACCAGGCTGCCTTATTTGCCACCTTTTCTCTGCAACATAAAAACCCTCTCAAAGCTCCTTGTGCAGAAAGCAGCCCTGGAAGAACAAGCAGCCTCTCTCCTGCCCTCTGAGGCCAGTGGGGatgggggcactggggatgTCTTCCATGCTATTGGAGAACTGGTGCAGCAGAAACTGGGTGATAACCCTGCTTACCTCCTGCTGAAAGCCAGATTCCTGGCAGCCTTCACACTCCCAGCTGTCCTGGCAACTCTGCCGCCTCCCAAAGTGACAACAACTCTGTCAGCCAGCAGGAAGCAATATGAGGAGAGTGATGATGAGGAGTGGCAGAGTGAGAAGGAAGTGTCTGAGGAAGAGAGCTGTGGGAATGAATTAACAGGAGTACAGGAGGATTGGAGACTTGGGGATGAGCCTGGAGACAAAGATCTTGATTTACTAAACCAG GGCATGAGGGCTGAAGAGAGCGCTGCTCAGTCTGCCTTGGGCTCCTGCACTGATGTGGCTGATGCCAGAGCTCCTCAAATTAGGAGAAGTGCCCGcttcaggaagaggaggaggttaTGA
- the SNAPC4 gene encoding snRNA-activating protein complex subunit 4 isoform X1: MSRGPDRAGPLRSPEGLDLDAEREKIRREIEQLERSLQPGGADIPLALSDSSLSSDDDNEDDDDEDSHAEMEVEREEDSSDDDDDIESLPQDPETCLQMNYVYQEIIKEKIEEVELLIAQNKEQQKEIMCELDGSKTAKAGDGRNLPANVFLGHFMKPYFKDKTTGIGPPSNEDAKEKAAQGIKSFEQLHSAKWKTREKTLLQKSVVSDRLQRLLQPKLLKMSYWNQKLEKVKTETEKQTLEKQIKGLEQEIESINQLPESDLIGNRFDEHDWDKISNIHFDGQRSSEELRKFWQNWEHPSINKKEWTEEEIERLKQIAAKHNYLDWQTIAQELGTNRTPFQCLQKYQIYNKDLKRKEWTKDEDQMLLELVQEMRMGSHIPYKKIAYYMEGRDSAQLIYRWTKNVDPSLKKGPWTAEEDAMLMAAVTKYGAKDWYKIRTEVPGRSDAQCRDRYLKALHWDVKKGKWSLEEEEQLIELVQKHGLGHWSKIASELPHRTGSQCLSKWKLMIGAKKKRSGATKRRHAEESSSPSESSSEEDMELNLTDSSEEEEVTSTTRKKEYAVPSIDLWIPTGTDMQEATGERYQIQSLLSAARAGAGTSCSDIPRAACDGDRAADKSSELYTLLKGIAQPHSTDVVVKNAAEVMARASQSGKQVLQVSLEDVRTILKNNTSFQRRLMLRPPGSLLAKPPGVGAAVGQDVQGLQELPKRAQRWAREHWKRLSLDRKLLMAVTPWVGNVLLPRTLQAGRMAFHQTKAAAIQEKVKSVSLTSTPLFALLIQLFQIDTKGCMKIIKERKLRQLELLKANARSPQQASQNTETSSGNSSQPCSQRNSQRGIPRNTVRRPLALRAREPSTGALESCAAVQGQGRKAKTVLELLREKRLRESQAKKAMQRTVLVAPQVLVSGPLIIQHPPQQIIPSAQAASKPAAAAGTDSQVQGSPLPTRTSSAGSASALVPENHSSAVPETGESPGCSQGTDLQSKKELKEQALESSPEGRGFPGKDPSAAEKAPDQRGCNGQVTASSSASAVLQNQAFVPQQITVVPLGLESGTNKLSLSTPVTCELKSNGPQQRPVSLLPALVTPQAGSPVIPNSILPLAWVVTPQALLPSAVQTVVGVPQGMPGAAGGSQCQPAVTSNGNVCGLGGTPAGANPPQPSSAETKGPSSQLAGVPLGKDDQSTVLLPVASVSPGCSTSSVSAVTPSCSDGFSMAPDSSAPPAAPPADSPAPCAVVLPQTQPPAITQGSDSQPVPSLTSLGKSSDSVTTKRSSSNPDSIRKCVVLQPGAAAPHSNVPGSSGCSGAQARKKRPIASKPPSADVPPQPSTSSAEKNLLDFSLISLEDEGLVKEWLSGKRGVQVPSLQTRLPYLPPFLCNIKTLSKLLVQKAALEEQAASLLPSEASGDGGTGDVFHAIGELVQQKLGDNPAYLLLKARFLAAFTLPAVLATLPPPKVTTTLSASRKQYEESDDEEWQSEKEVSEEESCGNELTGVQEDWRLGDEPGDKDLDLLNQGMRAEESAAQSALGSCTDVADARAPQIRRSARFRKRRRL; encoded by the exons GaagtggaaagagaagaagacagcagtgatgatgatgatgatattGAAAGCCTGCCACAGGATCCAGAAACCTGCCTGCAGATGAACTATGTGTACCAGGAAATTATCAAGGAAAAGATTGAGGAAGTGGAGCTGCTCATtgcacaaaacaaagaacagcaG AAGGAAATCATGTGTGAGCTTGATGGTTcaaaaacagcaaaggcaggagaTGGCAGAAATCTACCAGCAAATGTGTTTTTGGGTCATTTTATGAAGCCATACTTTAAGGATAAAACAACAGGAATT GGCCCTCCTTCCAATGAAGATGCCAAGGAAAAGGCAGCTCAGGGCATAAAATCCTTTGAACAACTGCATTCAGCCAAGT GGAAAACTAGAGAGAAGACGCTGCTGCAGAAGTCCGTGGTGAGCGACCGCCTGCAGCGCCTGCTCCAGCCAAAGCTGCTCAA GATGAGTTACTGGAATCAGAAACTGGAGAAAGTCAAGactgaaacagagaaacagaCCTTGGAAAAGCAAATCAAAGGCTTGGAGCAAGAAATAGAGTCAATTAA CCAACTCCCAGAAAGTGACTTAATAGGAAACAGATTCGATGAGCATGACTGGGACAAGATTTCAAACATCCAT TTTGATGGACAACGTAGCTCAGAAGAACTGAGGAAGTTTTGGCAAAATTGGGAGCATCCAAGCATCAACAAAAAGGAATGGACTGAGGAGGAAATAGAGAGGCTGAAGCAGATAGCTGCTAAACACAACTACCTGGACTGGCAGACCATTGCCCAGGAGCTGGGG ACAAACAGGACACCTTTCCAGTGCTTGCAGAAGTACCAAATCTAtaacaaagatttaaaaaggaaagaatggaCCAAGGATGAGGATCAGATGCTTTTAGAGCTTGTTCAAGAGATGAGAATGGGAAGCCATATCCCATACAAGAAAA TTGCTTATTACATGGAAGGAAGAGATTCTGCTCAGCTGATTTACCGCTGGACAAAGAATGTGGACCCCAGCTTGAAGAAAGGACCCTGGACAGCAGAGGAAGATGCT ATGCTGATGGCAGCAGTTACCAAGTACGGGGCGAAGGACTGGTACAAAATCCGCACGGAGGTGCCGGGCAGGAGCGACGCCCAGTGCCGGGACCG GTACTTAAAAGCATTGCACTGGGATGTAAAGAAAGGCAAGTGGAGcttggaggaagaggagcagctgatTGAGCTGGTTCAAAAACATGGCCTGG GTCACTGGAGTAAAATAGCTTCCGAGCTGCCACATCGGACTGGCTCCCAATGCCTGAGCAAGTGGAAACTCATGATTGGTGCTAAG aagaaaagatCTGGGGCGACCAAACGGCGTCACGCTGAGGAGAGCTCCAGCccttcagagagcagcagtgaggaggaCATGGAGCTGAACTTGACAGACAgctcagaggaggaggaggtgaccAGCACCACAAGGAAGAAGGAGTATGCAGTCCCCAGCATTGACCTGTGGATCCCAACAGGGACTGACATGCAGGAGGCAACGGGAGAGAGATACCAAATCCAgtccctcctctctgctgcgAGGGCTGGTGCAGGGACCAGCTGCAGTGACATTCCAAGGGCAGCCTGTGATGGAGACAGAGCTGCTGATAAATCCTCTGAGCTGTACACCCTGCTGAAGGGCATTGCACAGCCCCATTCCACAGACGTGGTGGTGAAGAATGCAGCGGAAGTGATGGCCAGG GCTTCCCAGAGTGGAAAACAAGTGCTGCAGGTCAGCCTGGAGGACGTGAGAACAATATTAAAGAATAACACGAGCTTCCAGAGGAGACTT ATGCTAAGACCTCCTGGCAGCCTTTTAGCCAAACCCCCTGGAGTGGGTGCAGCTGTTGGCCAGGAtgtccaggggctgcaggagctgccaaaGAGAGCTCAGCGCTGGGCCAGGGAGCACTGGAAGCGGCTGAGCCTGGACAGGAAGCTGCTGATGGCAGTGACCCCCTGGGTGGGCAATGTGCTGCTGCCCCGCACCTTGCAGGCTGGGAGGATGGCTTTTCACCAGACAAAAG ctgctgctatTCAAGAGAAGGTTAAGTCAGTCAGTCTTACTAGCACTCCCCTGTTTGCACTGCTCATTCAG CTCTTCCAGATTGATACCAAAGGCTGTATGAAAATTATTAAGGAGAGGAAGCTGAGGCAGTTGGAGCTGCTTAAGGCTAATGCAAGGAGTCCTCAGCAG gCTTCCCAAAATACGGAGACTTCTTCAG gCAATTCATCCCAGCCTTGTTCCCAGAGGAATTCCCAGCGGGGCATACCAAGGAATACTGTCAGGAGACCTCTTGCCTTGAGAGCACGAGAACCTTCCACTGGTGCCTTGGAGAGCTGTGCAGCCGTGCAGGGGCAGGGGCGGAAGGCTAAAACTGTCTTGGAATTGCTGCGAGAGAAGCGTTTAAGGGAGTCCCAGGCCAAGAAGGCCATGCAGAGGACAGTGCTGGTTGCCCCACAGGTGCTGGTTTCAGGGCCTCTGATAATCCAGCACCCACCACAGCAAATCATTCCCTCTGCACAAGCAGCAAGcaaacctgcagcagctgctggtacAGATAGCCAAGTACAGGGTTCACCATTGCCCACAAGGACTTCTTCTGCAGGTTCTGCTTCTGCGCTCGTGCCTGAAAACCAttcctcagcagtgccagaaaCTGGGGAAAGCCCTGGTTGCTCACAAGGGACAGATCTACAGTCTAAGAAGGAGCTAAAAGAGCAAGCTCTGGAAAGCAGCCCTGAAGGAAGGGGTTTTCCGGGCAAGGATCcatctgcagcagagaaggCCCCAGACCAGCGAGGGTGCAATGGTCAAGTCACAGCCAGTAGCTCAGCTTCAGCAGTGTTGCAAAACCAGGCTTTTGTGCCACAGCAGATCACAGTGGTGCCCCTTGGCCTGGAGTCTGGCACCAACAAATTGTCCCTTTCCACTCCAGTCACCTGTGAGCTGAAGAGTAATGGGCCACAGCAGAGGCCAGTCAGCCTGCTGCCCGCTCTTGTCACTCCACAAGCTGGTTCACCCGTGATTCCCAACAGCATCCTGCCCTTGGCGTGGGTTGTCAccccccaggctctgctccccagtgctgtgcagaCTGTGGTGGGTGTTCCCCAAGGAatgccaggtgctgctgggggaagTCAGTGTCAGCCAGCTGTGACTTCCAATGGCAATGTCTGTGGTTTGGGAGGGACTCCAGCTGGAGCAAATccacctcagcccagcagtgcagagacAAAAGGGCCAAGTTCCCAGCTGGCAGGAGTTCCTTTGGGAAAGGATGACCAGTCCACAGTTCTCTTACCTGTGGCCTCAGTGAGTCCTGGATGCAGCACATCCAGCGTTTCTGCTGTAACCCCCTCATGTTCAGATGGCTTCTCCATGGCTCCAGactcctctgctcctccagctgctcctccagctgacAGCCCAGCCCCGTGTGCTGTGGTGCTGCCCCAAACACAGCCCCCTGCCATTACTCAAGGCTCTGATTCCCAGCCCGTGCCCAGTCTCACCAGCTTGGGAAAGAGCAGTGACTCTGTCACAACAAAGAGATCATCCTCCAATCCAGACAGCATCAGGAAGTGTGTTGtgctccagccaggagctgcagctcctcacagcaaTGTCCCAGGGAGCTCTGGTTGCTCTGGTGCCCAGGCACGGAAGAAGAGACCCATTGCCTCCAAACCACCAAGTGCTGACGTCCCTCCCCAGCCAAGCACTTCCAGTGCAGAGAAAAATCTCCTTGACTTCAGCCTGATCTCCCTGGAGGATGAGGGGCTGGTGAAGGAGTGGCTGAGTGGGAAACGAGGGGTCCAGGTGCCATCACTGCAGACCAGGCTGCCTTATTTGCCACCTTTTCTCTGCAACATAAAAACCCTCTCAAAGCTCCTTGTGCAGAAAGCAGCCCTGGAAGAACAAGCAGCCTCTCTCCTGCCCTCTGAGGCCAGTGGGGatgggggcactggggatgTCTTCCATGCTATTGGAGAACTGGTGCAGCAGAAACTGGGTGATAACCCTGCTTACCTCCTGCTGAAAGCCAGATTCCTGGCAGCCTTCACACTCCCAGCTGTCCTGGCAACTCTGCCGCCTCCCAAAGTGACAACAACTCTGTCAGCCAGCAGGAAGCAATATGAGGAGAGTGATGATGAGGAGTGGCAGAGTGAGAAGGAAGTGTCTGAGGAAGAGAGCTGTGGGAATGAATTAACAGGAGTACAGGAGGATTGGAGACTTGGGGATGAGCCTGGAGACAAAGATCTTGATTTACTAAACCAG GGCATGAGGGCTGAAGAGAGCGCTGCTCAGTCTGCCTTGGGCTCCTGCACTGATGTGGCTGATGCCAGAGCTCCTCAAATTAGGAGAAGTGCCCGcttcaggaagaggaggaggttaTGA